From Nitrososphaerota archaeon, a single genomic window includes:
- a CDS encoding chromate resistance protein yields the protein MKWVTREKAKVDRIACPWLIKRFVDPAAEFLFVPAETVKDVAKREGAIPFDAAGVELTHYWEGDREYVSFDAIIRKYGLSDPALLELARIVRGADAKISDPPPESAGLEAAALGFRQISRDDFENMRLQFPAYDALYEYCAQKLKGTAKLDYTRK from the coding sequence GTGAAGTGGGTGACCCGGGAGAAGGCCAAGGTGGACAGAATTGCATGCCCGTGGCTCATCAAGAGGTTCGTCGACCCTGCCGCCGAATTCCTGTTCGTCCCTGCCGAAACGGTGAAGGATGTCGCGAAGAGGGAGGGGGCAATCCCCTTTGACGCGGCTGGGGTCGAGCTGACCCATTACTGGGAAGGAGACAGGGAGTACGTCAGCTTTGATGCGATAATTAGGAAGTATGGCCTGAGCGACCCAGCCCTGCTCGAACTCGCGAGGATTGTCCGAGGCGCCGATGCAAAAATCTCCGACCCTCCCCCAGAATCTGCGGGGCTGGAGGCGGCTGCCCTCGGTTTCAGACAGATATCCCGAGACGACTTCGAGAACATGAGGCTGCAGTTCCCCGCCTACGACGCCCTTTACGAGTACTGCGCTCAGAAATTGAAGGGCACAGCGAAACTAGACTACACCCGGAAATAG
- a CDS encoding methyltransferase domain-containing protein, with the protein MPPDDAPPTQELKDTALQIFDGLADSYERALDFATLYQDRYWKSWVAEESELGGSKLVLDVGCGTLLLEERLRASGSTVVGIDLTRRMIRIGQGKGLSNVPLLVNGDAEALPFKASSFDTVVSCYVAKYVDLERFTGELARVAKPRARIVVYDFVRPRGLFFPFLALYIYGAMRIAGSLLGLTKRKEAFTFKNLPRIVAGATWDMDFAAMLEKKDVRSGFMRRLSGGVVAGYVGTKGEGPDVLAGGLRYGRIPIRKRFA; encoded by the coding sequence GTGCCTCCCGACGATGCCCCACCAACCCAGGAGCTGAAGGACACGGCGCTCCAGATCTTCGACGGGCTGGCAGACTCCTATGAGCGGGCCCTCGACTTTGCGACGCTTTACCAGGACCGGTACTGGAAGTCCTGGGTGGCCGAGGAGTCAGAGTTGGGTGGGTCCAAGCTCGTCCTGGATGTGGGATGCGGCACCCTTCTCCTCGAGGAGAGGCTTAGGGCCTCTGGGAGCACGGTCGTGGGAATCGACCTTACAAGACGGATGATCCGGATAGGCCAAGGCAAGGGGCTCTCAAATGTTCCACTTCTCGTCAATGGGGACGCTGAGGCTCTCCCGTTCAAGGCCTCCTCCTTCGACACGGTGGTATCGTGCTACGTTGCCAAGTACGTGGACCTTGAAAGATTCACGGGGGAGCTGGCCAGGGTCGCCAAGCCAAGGGCCCGAATCGTCGTTTACGACTTCGTCCGTCCTCGGGGTCTCTTCTTCCCTTTCCTGGCCCTCTACATCTACGGCGCGATGAGGATTGCGGGGTCGTTGCTTGGGTTGACGAAGCGCAAGGAGGCATTCACTTTCAAGAACCTGCCGAGGATAGTTGCCGGGGCCACATGGGACATGGACTTCGCGGCGATGCTGGAGAAGAAGGACGTCAGGTCTGGGTTTATGCGGCGGCTGTCGGGGGGAGTGGTGGCAGGATACGTTGGGACCAAAGGGGAGGGCCCTGATGTGCTCGCGGGAGGCCTTAGATATGGTCGAATCCCTATTCGGAAGCGATTCGCGTGA
- the asnA gene encoding aspartate--ammonia ligase, with the protein MTQSKGDLAGPGIGTYEEVEKALPTDYGSLLDRKQTQRAVYLAKGYIEQNLCKELNLMMVQVPLIVDAESGINDMLDRDGSRTPVQFHISNDFNKHPIDAQVVQAATKWKRFALRQFEMGIGEGICTDMRAVRKDYFLDHDHSAYVDQWDWERVITNEQRNLIFLKEIVTKIWKVLKGAEIRVHEEFPQLRAKYPEMAERIEFMHAEDILETYPTLPRKQRETALLQQHPAVFIVGIGWVLKNGNPHEMRAADYDDWVTETKSADGRTMHGLNGDILVWNPVTKRRHELSSMGIRVDATSLKKQLELSGQMDFMKYDYHKGIASGQLPLSIGGGIGQSRTLMLILKKAHLGEISVSVWPKILKEIGAKKNIHVLE; encoded by the coding sequence ATGACCCAGAGCAAGGGAGACCTCGCCGGACCAGGAATAGGAACCTATGAGGAAGTTGAGAAAGCACTGCCCACTGACTACGGCAGCCTGCTTGACCGCAAGCAGACTCAGAGAGCGGTCTATCTGGCCAAGGGGTACATCGAGCAGAATCTTTGCAAGGAGCTTAACCTGATGATGGTCCAGGTCCCTCTCATCGTCGACGCGGAAAGCGGGATAAACGACATGCTCGACCGGGACGGCTCCCGGACTCCGGTGCAGTTCCACATCTCGAACGACTTCAACAAGCATCCGATCGACGCCCAGGTAGTACAGGCGGCCACGAAGTGGAAGCGGTTCGCGCTGCGCCAGTTCGAGATGGGGATTGGCGAGGGCATCTGCACGGACATGCGAGCTGTGCGGAAGGACTACTTCCTCGACCACGATCATAGCGCCTACGTCGACCAGTGGGATTGGGAGAGGGTGATAACGAACGAGCAGAGGAACCTCATCTTCCTGAAGGAGATTGTGACCAAAATCTGGAAGGTCTTGAAAGGAGCTGAGATTCGTGTGCACGAGGAATTCCCGCAGCTGCGCGCGAAGTATCCGGAGATGGCCGAAAGAATCGAGTTCATGCATGCAGAGGACATCCTGGAGACCTATCCCACCCTCCCCAGAAAGCAGCGCGAGACCGCCCTCCTTCAGCAGCATCCGGCGGTCTTCATCGTCGGCATCGGATGGGTCCTGAAGAACGGGAACCCGCATGAGATGAGGGCGGCCGACTACGACGACTGGGTCACCGAGACGAAGTCAGCCGACGGGAGGACGATGCACGGGCTCAACGGGGACATACTGGTATGGAACCCGGTTACGAAGCGGAGGCATGAGCTGAGCTCCATGGGCATCCGGGTCGATGCGACCTCGCTGAAGAAACAGCTTGAGCTCAGCGGCCAGATGGATTTCATGAAATACGACTACCACAAGGGAATAGCCAGCGGTCAGCTGCCTCTTTCCATCGGCGGAGGCATCGGTCAGTCGCGTACACTGATGCTGATTCTGAAGAAAGCACACCTGGGAGAGATCAGCGTTTCCGTCTGGCCGAAGATCCTGAAGGAAATCGGGGCCAAGAAGAATATTCACGTTCTGGAATAG
- a CDS encoding MFS transporter, whose product MSGPRSVYLAKGSRVFVSGLMSVMIPVYLNSMGYGPFFIGVALAAILAGNAASNIVLSYLVQRTGSRKLLQAFSLLMLGSGLLLAASTQPIPILLACFLGNVSTTGTEAGPFQSVEAGVLPELVAEGSAVKAFGRYNLIGYTASAFGTSALSVPGYLGSSLPVFRTLFIGFGVVGLLLFTIYTRLRFPTRKYIHESGPSPLGPEARRDVTRLSGLFSVDAFGGSFVSQYLLSYWFTVVYGVPVSGLAAIFLFSNLISGASTYGAAVVAERLGNLRTMVYTHIPSSILLILIPFAGTLTAAVVLLFLRQSLSQMDVPTRQALMTEMFKESERVPAYAITNTVRSVGAFAAGPVSAGLLVLGLPSALLYLGGATKIGYDLSTYVVYRKRFR is encoded by the coding sequence ATGTCCGGGCCGCGCAGTGTCTACCTAGCGAAAGGATCGAGAGTCTTCGTCTCCGGCCTGATGAGTGTCATGATCCCAGTCTATCTCAATTCGATGGGCTATGGACCGTTCTTCATCGGGGTGGCCCTTGCAGCGATTCTTGCCGGGAATGCCGCCTCGAACATTGTCCTGTCGTACCTCGTCCAGCGCACGGGATCGAGGAAGCTACTGCAGGCGTTCAGTCTCCTCATGCTCGGGTCGGGACTCCTTTTGGCGGCGAGCACCCAACCAATCCCTATCCTCCTGGCCTGCTTCCTGGGGAACGTTAGCACGACCGGAACCGAAGCGGGCCCGTTCCAATCTGTCGAGGCAGGGGTACTTCCTGAATTGGTCGCAGAGGGGAGCGCTGTGAAGGCCTTCGGTCGGTACAACTTGATTGGCTACACGGCATCGGCGTTCGGTACGTCCGCGCTCTCGGTGCCCGGGTATCTTGGCAGCAGTTTGCCTGTATTCAGGACGCTCTTCATCGGGTTCGGAGTCGTGGGGCTCCTCCTTTTCACCATCTATACTCGTTTGAGATTTCCGACGAGGAAATACATTCACGAATCCGGCCCGAGTCCTCTGGGCCCAGAGGCACGAAGGGACGTCACAAGATTGTCAGGCCTTTTCTCCGTTGACGCCTTCGGCGGAAGCTTCGTGTCTCAGTACCTTCTCTCGTACTGGTTCACGGTTGTCTATGGCGTCCCCGTTTCGGGACTGGCTGCGATCTTCCTCTTCTCCAATCTGATCTCGGGCGCATCAACCTACGGCGCGGCTGTCGTCGCAGAACGGCTAGGGAACCTCAGGACGATGGTCTACACCCACATCCCCTCGAGCATCCTTCTGATTCTCATACCGTTCGCGGGCACTCTGACCGCGGCTGTGGTGCTTCTTTTCCTGAGGCAGAGTCTGTCGCAGATGGACGTCCCGACCCGACAGGCGTTGATGACCGAGATGTTCAAGGAAAGCGAAAGGGTCCCCGCCTACGCCATTACCAACACAGTTCGGAGCGTGGGCGCATTTGCGGCTGGGCCTGTGAGCGCGGGCCTTCTCGTGCTGGGGTTGCCGTCGGCGCTCCTATACCTGGGTGGGGCTACGAAGATCGGTTATGACCTTTCGACCTATGTAGTCTACAGAAAGAGGTTCCGCTGA
- a CDS encoding FAD-dependent oxidoreductase — protein MGSQKGVDILIVGAGVLGVTLAYWLSSLYDCRILLIDQGMGIAPHTSSRNTGVIHRPFYLDPRAKRVFARTSEASYPLWRDLAKEFGLWWNQVGTLEAAVNEAQVSTLEEYSRWGHENGIAESELQLLDKASARALEPEVDCKAALFSKADVSVDFGQLTRLVFRLASANGVNFLGGQEVMSARRDKDGGVEVGLRSKKGPWLVRCRVLLNAAGAGALRIAHMLGSAREYSAMYFRGEYWFVDEPFASRVGRNVYTPPKYPEFPFLDPHFVVRYDGRRQIGPNAVLVAGPYSYQGPGFASFGTALEAPNAPKLNLLRSRTFLAMVGKEWRSSLSKRAMCSRVKEFIPALRPEALRSRGVSGIRGSVIGEGGFVPEALLFHDRRVLHVVNYNSPGATGAPAYSAMLVAELRKEGSLEGFRTKAAGSHSRWDFDRALAAL, from the coding sequence CGCCTATTGGCTTTCCAGCCTCTACGATTGCAGAATCCTGCTGATAGACCAGGGCATGGGCATCGCGCCCCACACAAGCTCCCGCAACACAGGCGTCATCCATCGCCCCTTCTACCTCGACCCCAGGGCCAAGAGGGTCTTCGCTCGGACATCCGAAGCGTCATACCCGCTCTGGCGCGACCTTGCCAAGGAGTTCGGACTCTGGTGGAATCAGGTGGGAACTCTCGAGGCGGCCGTCAACGAAGCGCAGGTCTCGACGCTCGAAGAGTACTCGAGGTGGGGCCACGAGAACGGGATCGCTGAAAGCGAGCTCCAACTTCTCGACAAGGCGTCGGCGAGGGCATTGGAGCCGGAGGTGGATTGCAAGGCCGCACTCTTCTCGAAGGCCGACGTCTCCGTTGATTTCGGACAGCTGACCCGCCTCGTCTTCAGGCTTGCCTCGGCGAACGGCGTCAATTTCTTGGGCGGTCAGGAGGTCATGTCTGCCAGACGCGACAAGGACGGCGGCGTGGAGGTGGGACTCCGCAGCAAGAAGGGTCCCTGGCTCGTCCGCTGCAGGGTGCTCCTCAACGCGGCAGGCGCAGGAGCGCTGCGCATCGCCCACATGCTCGGCTCCGCCAGGGAGTACTCGGCGATGTACTTCCGCGGCGAGTACTGGTTCGTCGACGAGCCGTTCGCCTCAAGGGTGGGCAGGAACGTCTACACCCCCCCGAAGTATCCCGAGTTCCCCTTCCTTGACCCCCATTTCGTAGTCCGATACGACGGGCGCAGGCAGATCGGTCCGAACGCGGTGCTGGTGGCAGGCCCCTACTCCTACCAGGGCCCCGGATTCGCTTCCTTCGGTACCGCACTCGAGGCCCCCAACGCTCCCAAGCTGAACCTTCTCAGGAGCAGGACCTTCCTCGCCATGGTTGGCAAGGAATGGAGGAGTTCGCTTTCAAAGCGCGCGATGTGCTCCCGAGTGAAAGAGTTCATCCCCGCCCTCCGACCCGAGGCTCTAAGGTCGCGAGGAGTATCAGGAATCAGAGGATCGGTAATCGGCGAGGGGGGCTTCGTGCCTGAGGCACTCCTGTTCCACGATCGCAGGGTACTGCACGTTGTCAACTACAACTCGCCGGGTGCCACCGGGGCCCCGGCCTACTCTGCGATGCTGGTCGCCGAGCTTCGAAAGGAGGGGAGCCTTGAAGGCTTCAGGACGAAAGCGGCAGGCTCGCACAGCCGGTGGGACTTCGACCGGGCCCTGGCCGCGCTCTGA